The following are encoded in a window of Amaranthus tricolor cultivar Red isolate AtriRed21 chromosome 2, ASM2621246v1, whole genome shotgun sequence genomic DNA:
- the LOC130806368 gene encoding probable zinc metallopeptidase EGY3, chloroplastic yields the protein MATLFISPPSSSWVCNKIQNPTKKIQSFSNIHHPLPIFTSKTLKISKVRFSLQDEREKETSSVAVVDEKDKNEETHKGEQFEEKEDGAQQDLDWKTDEEFKKFMGNPSIEAAIKLEKKRADRKLKELDAESNSDNPIVGIFSKIARDNLLREKETLEKVEQAFKALDLNKLKNCFGFDTFFATDVRRFGDGGIFVGNLRKPIEEVMPKLEKKLSEAAGTEVVLWFMEEKKDDITKQVCLVQPKSEIDLQFESSKLSTPWGYISAIALGVTTFGTIALTSGFFVKPGASFDDYLADVVPLFGGFLTILGVSEIATRLTANRYGVKLSPSFLVPSNWTGCLGVMNNYESLLPNKKALFDIPVARTASAYLTSFALAAAAFISDGSFNGGDNALFVRPQFFENNPLFSFIQYVIGPYADDLGNVLPNAVEGVGVPVDPLAFAGLLGMVVTSLNLLPCGRLEGGRIAQAMFGRNTATLLSFATSLLLGIGGLSGSVICLAWGLFATFFRGGEEIPAKDEITPLGDDRYAWGVVLFLICFLTLFPNGGGTFSSSFFNGPFFRGDL from the exons ATGGCAACCCTTTTCATATCTCCACCTTCCTCATCATGGGTATGTAACAAAATTCAAAATCCCACCAAAAAAATCCAATCTTTTTCCAATATTCATCACCCACTTCCTATTTTCACTTCAAAAACACTGAAAATCAGTAAAGTTAGGTTTTCTTTGCAAGATGAAAGAGAAAAGGAGACATCTTCTGTAGCTGTTGTGGATGAAAAAGATAAGAATGAAGAAACCCATAAAGGAGAACAATTTGAGGAGAAAGAAGATGGTGCACAACAAGATTTGGATTGGAAAACTGATGAAGAATTCAAGAAGTTTATGGGAAATCCTTCAATTGAAGCTGCAATTAAGCTTGAGAAGAAAAGGGCTGATAGAAAGTTGAAAGAACTTGATGCTGAGAGTAATAGTGATAATCCAATTGTGGGGATTTTCAGTAAAATTGCTCGTGATAATTTGTTAAGAGAGAAAGAGACATTGGAGAAAGTTGAACAAGCTTTTAAGGCCCTTGATCTTAACAAG TTGAAGAATTGCTttggttttgatacattctTTGCAACGGATGTTCGAAGATTCGGTGATGGAGGGATTTTCGTAGGAAACTTGAGAAAGCCTATAGAAGAAGTCATGCCTAAATTGGAGAAGAAACTCTCTGAGGCGGCAGGGACGGAGGTTGTGTTATGGTTTATGGAAGAGAAGAAGGATGATATCACGAAACAG GTATGTTTAGTGCAACCAAAGTCGGAAATTGATCTTCAGTTTGAATCGAGCAAGCTGAGCACTCCTTGGGGGTATATAAGCGCAATAGCCTTGGGCGTCACAACTTTCGGTACGATTGCGTTGACAAGTGGTTTCTTTGTCAAGCCTGGTGCATCATTTGATGACTACCTGGCTGATGTTGTGCCTCTTTTTGGCGGTTTTCTTACCATCTTGGGTGTCTCTGAG ATTGCCACAAGGTTGACTGCAAATCGATATGGGGTCAAGCTCAGCCCATCTTTTCTTGTTCCTTCGAATTGGACGGGGTGCTTAGGAGTAATGAATAATTATGAGTCCCTCCTACCGAATAAGAAGGCTCTTTTCGATATTCCTGTGGCTCGTACAGCCAGTGCATATCTGACTTCCTTCGCACTTGCGGCTGCTGCCTTTATATCTGATGGTAGCTTTAATGGTGGTGATAATGCACT GTTTGTAAGGCCTCAATTTTTTGAGAACAATCCGTTGTTTTCTTTCATCCAATACGTGATTGGACCTTATGCTGATGATCTCGGAAATGTATTGCCTAATGCTGTGGAAGGAGTAGGAGTACCAGTTGATCCCCTTGCCTTTGCGGGGCTTTTAG GAATGGTGGTAACATCGCTGAACTTGCTGCCTTGCGGGAGACTAGAAGGAGGCCGAATTGCGCAGGCCATGTTTGGAAGGAACACCGCAACATTGCTCTCCTTCGCAACTTCTCTTCTACTCGGCATTGGTGGGCTAAGTGGGAGTGTTATTTGTCTTGCATGGGGATTGTTTGCTACCTTCTTCCGCGGAGGAGAAGAGATTCCGGCTAAAGATGAGATTACTCCATTGGGCGATGATCGATATGCATGGGGTGTCGTCCTCTTCCTTATATGCTTCCTCACGCTCTTCCCTAATGGAGGAGGTACCTTCTCGAGTTCGTTCTTTAACGGCCCGTTTTTTAGAGGCGATTTGTAA
- the LOC130806427 gene encoding cysteine-rich and transmembrane domain-containing protein WIH2-like — MSYYNQQQPPVGVPPPQGYPPEGYPKDAYPPAGYPAQGYPQGGGYPPPQGGYGYPPQGGYPPPQYAPQYAQPPPQQQQSSVGCMEGCLAALCCCCLLDACF, encoded by the exons ATGAGTTACTACAATCAACAACAACCCCCTGTTGGTGTTCCTCCTCCTCAAG GTTACCCACCAGAAGGGTACCCAAAAGATGCATACCCACCAGCAGGGTATCCTGCACAAGGCTACCCTCAAGGCGGAGGGTACCCACCTCCACAAGGTGGTTATGGATACCCTCCACAAGGAGGGTACCCTCCTCCTCAATATGCCCCTCAATATGCTCAGCCCCCacctcaacaacaacaaagtaGTGTTGGTTGCATGGAAGGATG TTTGGCTGCTCTCTGCTGTTGCTGCCTATTGGATGCCTGCTTTTGA